A window from Dysidea avara chromosome 2, odDysAvar1.4, whole genome shotgun sequence encodes these proteins:
- the LOC136247550 gene encoding probable outer membrane protein pmp20, with protein MSFTDNVTITFTNNRATHGGALDAYNCDVSFTGHSMVTFTNNTGMHRGGALYCTYNCHMTFNGNSTLAFNNNNATNGGAMMSSGRSRISFDESTTIMFNVNMAFMSGSAICVYNSTISFRGESSVNFRGNSAKEGGTITAQYTYVVFYEDTDVLFTNNSAKWGGAISEILNSKVSFDGNSRIILSGNVATSRGGAMHSNLNSEFSFGGNSELTFFDNEAVYGGGAIDSLSGGNCYTKFHGNSTVSFHNNRARYGGAIHSNDAVSFNDNVKITFTNNTATTGGALNVDNSIVSFSGYSLVSLRFNTAVLTGGALSCTKNSYLIFHGNSTVSFKNNKAVYSSGGAVASSSNSHVLLQGSTSIIFANNIAESGGAVSIVQSNISISTHSLSMFVNNTAKGHGGAIYLSDNFTAMFSDGSDIMFSNNTATRYGGAIYGEISGAFQNKVILNITAIHFYNNTALVGEDIYVHISSSCDDLCLNSSIVGYEASLAYERGNYINTPRNKLVMDEPATCVLKSNDTNCRTYYINNVMLGPEITIHACVRDYYDQLADATRFSVISNSQNYDIIGVSTDVLISCDDLRGISVIGDKVTTPSNISTTLTSHDGGQTDLKTISVQLIIELSPCHPGFYYDNTTQRCICYYDDDIITCSDSTSFIRRGYWFGVVNDKSTVTVCPNNYCNFTCCEATNGFYELSPVRMNQCSSHRSGTACGSCEEGYTLSFDSVECVSVDKCSTGQTVMIVTLSMIYWIVIVILVFIMTYYHVGIGYLYAITYYYSMLDILLSQNLYQSKGLFTTVTTLSSLVKITPRFLGQLCLVKNMSGIDQQFIHYTHPLAVSVIIVIICQSARISHKFSSFIS; from the coding sequence ATGTCATTTACTGACAATGTAACAATAACATTCACTAACAACAGAGCAACACATGGTGGTGCTTTAGATGCTTATAATTGTGATGTATCATTTACTGGCCACTCTATGGTGACATTTACTAACAATACTGGTATGCATAGAGGTGGAGCTTTGTACTGTACTTACAACTGTCACATGACTTTTAATGGAAACTCAACTTTAGCATTTAACAACAACAATGCCACGAATGGAGGAGCCATGATGTCTTCTGGTAGGAGCAGAATTTCATTTGATGAGAGCACAACAATAATGTTTAATGTAAACATGGCTTTTATGAGTGGCAGTGCCATTTGTGTATATAATTCTACCATATCATTTAGAGGTGAATCATCAGTAAATTTTAGAGGTAATTCTGCAAAAGAAGGAGGAACTATAACTGCTCAATACACTTATGTGGTATTTTATGAAGACACAGACGTACTATTCACAAACAATAGTGCAAAATGGGGAGGAGCCATTTCTGAGATTTTAAATTCAAAGGTTTCATTTGATGGAAATTCAAGAATAATATTAAGTGGAAATGTGGCCACTAGTAGAGGTGGAGCTATGCATAGCAACCTCAATTCTGAATTCTCATTTGGTGGTAACTCAGAGTTAACATTCTTTGACAATGAAGCTGTGTATGGAGGTGGAGCTATAGACTCATTATCTGGAGGTAACTGCTACACAAAATTCCATGGAAACTCAACTGTGTCATTCCATAACAACAGAGCCAGGTATGGAGGAGCAATACACTCTAATGATGCAGTGTCATTTAATGATAATGTAAAGATAACATTCACTAACAATACAGCAACAACAGGTGGTGCTTTAAATGTTGATAACAGCATTGTGTCATTTTCTGGATACTCCTTGGTAAGTTTAAGATTTAACACTGCTGTACTAACAGGGGGAGCTTTAAGTTGTACTAAAAATAGCTACTTAATATTTCATGGAAATTCAACAGTATCATTTAAAAATAACAAAGCTGTATATTCTTCAGGAGGAGCTGTAGCCTCTAGTTCTAATTCACATGTGTTATTACAAGGAAGCACTTCAATAATATTTGCTAACAACATTGCTGAAAGCGGCGGAGCTGtgtctattgtgcaatccaatATTAGCATTTCTACACACTCCTTATCAATGTTTGTAAACAACACAGCTAAAGGACATGGTGGAGCCATATATCTCAGTGATAACTTCACAGCAATGTTTAGTGATGGCTCTGATATTATGTTCAGTAATAACACTGCTACTAGATATGGTGGAGCTATCTATGGAGAAATTTCTGGTGCTTTTCAAAATAAAGTAATACTGAACATCACAGCCATTCATTTCTATAACAATACTGCTCTTGTAGGTGAAGATATATATGTTCATATATCATCATCTTGTGATGACTTGTGCCTAAACAGCAGCATTGTGGGTTATGAGGCATCTCTAGCATATGAAAGAGGAAACTATATTAATACTCCTCGCAATAAACTAGTTATGGATGAACCAGCTACATGTGTTCTTAAAAGCAATGACACTAACTGTAGGACATACTACATAAACAATGTAATGCTTGGTCCAGAAATTACTATTCATGCCTGTGTACGGGACTATTATGACCAACTTGCTGATGCAACAAGATTTTCAGTGAtcagtaacagtcaaaattatgACATTATTGGAGTGTCAACTGATGTGCTAATTTCCTGTGACGATTTAAGAGGAATAAGTGTAATAGGAGACAAAGTTACAACACCGTCAAATATTTCCACGACTCTTACTTCTCATGATGGTGGTCAAACTGACTTGAAAACTATTTCAGTACAGCTAATAATTGAATTATCACCATGTCACCCTGGTTTCTATTATGATAACACAACACAAAGgtgtatatgctactatgatgATGATATCATAACTTGTTCTGATAGTACATCATTTATCAGGAGAGGTTATTGGTTTGGAGTAGTCAATGATAAATCAACAGTGACAGTTTGTCCCAACAATTACTGTAACTTTACTTGTTGTGAAGCTACTAATGGATTTTATGAACTCTCACCAGTGAGAATGAATCAGTGTAGTTCACACAGATCTGGTactgcttgtggtagttgtgaagaAGGCTATACTCTCTCATTTGATTCTGTAGAATGTGTAAGTGTTGACAAATGTTCAACTGGACAGACAGTAATGATAGTCACATTATCAATGATATACTGGATAGTCATAGTTATACTAGTGTTTATTATGACATACTATCATGTTGGGATTGGTTATTTGTAtgctattacatactattacagtatgctGGATATTTTACTGAGCCAAAATTTATACCAATCAAAAGGATTGTTTACAACTGTTACTACTTTGTCCAGTCTTGTGAAAATCACTCCTCGATTTCTAGGACAGCTTTGCTTAGTAAAAAACATGAGTGGAATTGACCAACAATTCATTCACTATACACATCCACTAGCTGTCTCAGTTATAATAGTAATAATCTGTCAATCAGCAAGAATATCTCACAAGTTTTCTTCATTTATTAGTTAA